One region of Synechococcus elongatus PCC 11801 genomic DNA includes:
- the nblS gene encoding two-component system sensor histidine kinase NblS, producing the protein MLAFWQQLRDTLTRWWADFTLQTKLMAIATLVVSLIMSGLTFWAVNSIQEDARLNDTRFGRDLGLLLAANATPLIADEDIAGLTRFSYRFYRSTSSIRYLLYADTEGEIYLGIPFSQSEVRNSLTIQRRIQLPPDYLRQGDRPYVRQHLTPAGLVTDVFVPLFQNDRYLGVLAIGTNPSPAVVASSGLTRDVTIAVFITIWVMVIVGAVFNALIITRPIRELVEGVRSIASGNFKQRIDLPPSGELGELIASFNDMAEQLEGYAAQNIDELTSEKAKLETLVSTIADGALLLDADLNLVLVNPAAIRIFGWEGRSLKGDDVIDHLPSPLAQELHDPLKAIANGDREAVELRLTLPERSNRTVRILVSNVLDTARANVKGIAVTVQDITREVELNEAKSQFISNVSHELRTPLFNIKSFIETLHDYGDDLSEEERREFLSTANHETDRLTRLVNDVLDLSRLESNRRYSFEGIDLVQPIEQTLRTYQLNAREKGIELRSEIASDLPAVRANYDLLLQVFANLVGNALKFTASGGCVAMRAYLVGQPLRTEATGHLEIVSSLPNVRIEINDTGIGIDAEDQEAIFDRFFRVENRVHTLEGTGLGLSIVRNIVEKHQSRIHLISEVGIGTTFWFDLPIYQPEEAIAVTPDLNAIAATPETEVSVSTG; encoded by the coding sequence CCACTTTGGTCGTCTCGCTGATTATGAGCGGGCTGACTTTTTGGGCTGTCAACAGCATTCAAGAGGATGCACGGCTCAATGACACGCGCTTTGGGCGCGATTTAGGTCTGTTGCTGGCTGCCAACGCGACGCCTCTCATTGCTGACGAGGATATCGCCGGGCTGACGCGCTTCTCCTATCGCTTCTATCGCAGCACCAGCAGCATTCGCTATTTGCTCTATGCCGATACGGAAGGCGAAATTTATCTCGGCATTCCTTTTTCGCAATCAGAAGTTCGTAACTCCCTAACGATTCAGCGCCGCATCCAGCTGCCACCCGACTATCTGCGTCAAGGCGATCGCCCCTACGTTCGGCAGCATTTGACCCCAGCAGGGCTCGTCACTGATGTGTTTGTGCCGCTGTTCCAGAACGATCGCTATCTGGGAGTGCTGGCAATCGGTACGAACCCCAGTCCAGCCGTCGTTGCTTCATCGGGCTTGACCCGTGATGTGACGATTGCGGTTTTCATCACCATTTGGGTGATGGTGATTGTGGGTGCCGTCTTTAATGCCTTGATCATCACCCGCCCGATTCGGGAGTTGGTGGAAGGCGTTCGCAGCATTGCCTCCGGAAACTTCAAGCAACGCATCGACCTGCCGCCCAGCGGGGAACTCGGCGAGTTAATTGCTAGCTTCAACGACATGGCAGAGCAGCTGGAAGGCTATGCCGCTCAGAATATTGATGAATTAACCTCCGAAAAAGCCAAGCTAGAGACGTTAGTTTCAACGATCGCTGATGGTGCTTTGCTGTTGGATGCGGATCTCAACTTAGTCCTTGTCAATCCGGCGGCGATTCGCATCTTTGGTTGGGAAGGGCGATCGCTCAAAGGCGATGACGTGATCGATCATTTGCCGTCACCTCTCGCCCAAGAATTGCATGATCCCCTCAAGGCGATCGCGAATGGCGATCGTGAAGCCGTTGAGTTGCGACTGACCTTGCCGGAACGCAGCAATCGGACCGTACGGATTTTGGTCAGTAATGTCTTAGATACTGCCCGAGCCAACGTCAAAGGCATCGCAGTAACGGTTCAAGACATCACCCGCGAGGTTGAACTGAATGAAGCTAAAAGTCAGTTCATTAGCAATGTCTCCCACGAGCTGCGGACGCCCCTTTTCAATATCAAATCCTTCATCGAAACGCTGCATGATTATGGCGATGATCTGAGTGAGGAAGAGCGGCGAGAGTTTCTATCAACGGCGAATCATGAAACCGATCGCCTCACCCGTCTGGTCAACGATGTTCTTGATCTATCGCGGTTGGAATCGAATCGTCGCTACAGCTTCGAAGGTATCGATCTGGTGCAGCCAATCGAGCAAACGCTGCGGACTTATCAGCTCAATGCCCGTGAGAAAGGGATTGAACTGCGATCGGAAATTGCGTCAGACTTGCCCGCCGTTCGCGCCAACTATGATTTGCTGCTGCAGGTGTTTGCCAACCTGGTGGGTAATGCCCTGAAATTCACCGCTTCCGGTGGTTGTGTGGCGATGCGCGCCTATTTGGTGGGGCAGCCACTGCGTACAGAAGCAACCGGGCATCTCGAAATTGTTAGCTCGCTGCCGAACGTGCGGATTGAGATCAACGACACCGGCATCGGCATTGATGCTGAAGATCAAGAGGCGATTTTCGATCGCTTTTTCCGCGTGGAGAACCGTGTCCACACTCTCGAAGGAACTGGGCTGGGACTCTCGATCGTCCGCAACATTGTTGAGAAACATCAGAGCCGCATCCATTTAATTAGTGAAGTCGGGATTGGCACTACCTTCTGGTTTGATCTACCGATTTATCAACCCGAGGAAGCGATCGCCGTGACGCCTGACCTGAATGCGATAGCAGCAACGCCAGAAACCGAAGTCAGCGTCAGCACCGGCTAG
- a CDS encoding S-methyl-5'-thioadenosine phosphorylase: MTQVRIGIIGGSGLYRMEALKDVEEVRVETAFGDPSDALIVGNLDGVPVAFLARHGRHHHLLPTEVPYRANILAMKQLGVEYILSASAVGSLQAEIAPLDLVIPDQFIDRTFARPSTFFGDGLVGHVTFGDPFCTALSQLLAEAVSLAELPEVKLHQGGTYVCMEGPAFSTKAESQLYRSWGAQIIGMTNLTEAKLAREAEIAYATLALVTDYDCWHPDHDSVTVEMVVANLHKNAANAQKVVRTAVGLLSDRWPESAAHDALRYALLTQQEHVPAETRQRLAPLLAKYWG; the protein is encoded by the coding sequence ATGACTCAAGTACGGATCGGCATCATTGGGGGAAGCGGCCTCTACCGCATGGAAGCCCTCAAAGACGTGGAAGAGGTCCGGGTTGAGACTGCATTTGGCGATCCTTCTGATGCACTGATTGTCGGCAATCTAGATGGCGTTCCTGTCGCTTTTCTGGCACGCCACGGCCGTCACCACCACCTGCTACCCACCGAAGTGCCCTACCGCGCCAACATTTTGGCGATGAAGCAGTTGGGCGTGGAATACATTCTTTCGGCCTCAGCCGTTGGTTCCCTGCAAGCGGAGATCGCACCGCTCGATTTGGTCATTCCCGATCAATTTATCGATCGCACTTTTGCCCGTCCCTCCACTTTCTTTGGCGATGGCCTCGTCGGTCATGTCACCTTCGGCGATCCCTTTTGCACTGCCCTCAGCCAACTGCTAGCGGAAGCTGTCAGCCTGGCCGAGCTGCCTGAGGTCAAACTGCACCAAGGCGGCACCTACGTCTGTATGGAAGGGCCGGCCTTTTCGACCAAGGCGGAATCGCAGCTCTACCGCAGTTGGGGTGCCCAGATTATTGGTATGACCAATTTGACGGAAGCGAAGCTGGCACGGGAAGCCGAAATTGCCTACGCAACGCTGGCGCTGGTCACCGATTACGACTGCTGGCACCCCGATCACGACAGCGTCACGGTTGAAATGGTGGTGGCCAATCTGCACAAAAATGCTGCCAATGCTCAGAAAGTGGTGCGAACCGCTGTGGGGCTGCTCAGCGATCGCTGGCCAGAATCCGCTGCCCATGACGCGCTCCGCTATGCGCTGCTGACCCAGCAGGAGCATGTACCGGCCGAAACGCGCCAGCGCTTGGCTCCCCTCTTGGCTAAATACTGGGGCTAG
- the gluQRS gene encoding tRNA glutamyl-Q(34) synthetase GluQRS, producing the protein MAIAPRGRFAPTPSGDLHLGSLVAAVGSYLHVRSQGGTWLLRIDDLDAPRVVPGASDRIQHCLEAFGLHWDETVYFQQPQQEHYQAALEQLVATGRVYRCQCSRKQLSQSADSISVDGSLRYPGFCRDRQLSSDVEGSDRLNVQGLAAIALEDAWQGSYQQHLAQAVGDFILRRRDRLFSYHLATVVDDARQGITEVIRGLDLLASTPRQIALQQLLNLPTPHYGHLPLVVWPNGDKLSKQTKAPALDLRQAPALLSQAIAHLGLKLPSELQSAPVREQLDWAIAHFPAPRLSKQPDLRS; encoded by the coding sequence GTGGCGATCGCTCCGCGAGGTCGGTTTGCCCCAACCCCCAGCGGCGATCTGCATCTGGGATCCTTGGTTGCAGCGGTTGGTAGTTATCTCCATGTCCGCAGTCAAGGCGGGACTTGGCTGCTCCGCATCGATGATCTCGATGCACCTCGTGTTGTGCCTGGTGCCAGCGATCGCATTCAGCACTGTCTCGAAGCCTTTGGACTGCACTGGGATGAGACGGTCTATTTCCAGCAACCCCAGCAGGAGCATTACCAAGCAGCCTTGGAGCAGCTGGTAGCGACGGGGCGAGTCTATCGCTGTCAGTGCAGCCGTAAGCAGTTGTCTCAGTCCGCTGACTCGATCTCCGTGGATGGATCGCTGCGCTATCCGGGCTTCTGTCGCGATCGCCAGCTCTCCAGCGATGTTGAAGGGAGCGATCGCCTCAATGTTCAAGGTCTAGCGGCGATCGCCCTCGAAGATGCCTGGCAGGGTTCCTATCAGCAACATCTGGCGCAGGCTGTCGGGGACTTTATTCTGCGGCGGCGCGATCGCCTGTTTAGCTACCACCTTGCCACGGTGGTGGACGATGCAAGGCAGGGGATTACGGAAGTGATTCGCGGCCTTGATTTGCTGGCCTCCACACCCCGCCAAATTGCCCTGCAACAGCTCCTGAATTTACCGACGCCCCACTACGGTCATCTGCCTTTAGTAGTCTGGCCGAATGGTGACAAGCTCAGTAAACAAACCAAGGCACCGGCACTGGATTTGCGCCAAGCACCGGCGTTGCTCTCCCAAGCGATCGCTCATCTGGGGCTGAAACTACCGTCAGAGCTGCAATCTGCGCCCGTCAGAGAGCAACTGGACTGGGCGATCGCCCACTTTCCAGCGCCTAGACTAAGCAAGCAGCCTGATTTGCGCTCATGA
- a CDS encoding DUF3593 domain-containing protein gives MNKETLFALSLFPYLGFLWFATRSGQFPKLALWGFYGTLVFVAVTIPAGIYAQVHYGESLANVDWLHGSAEVFLTLSNILVALGFRQRLQTMQAERDRNL, from the coding sequence ATGAATAAAGAGACCCTCTTTGCTCTTTCCCTCTTTCCATATCTGGGCTTTCTCTGGTTTGCAACGCGATCAGGACAATTCCCAAAGCTAGCGCTTTGGGGCTTCTATGGCACCTTGGTGTTCGTCGCAGTGACAATTCCGGCAGGCATCTATGCCCAAGTCCACTACGGCGAAAGTTTGGCCAATGTGGACTGGCTGCATGGCAGTGCGGAAGTCTTTCTCACCCTCAGCAATATCTTGGTGGCGTTAGGCTTTCGGCAACGGCTACAGACCATGCAAGCTGAGCGCGATCGCAATCTGTAA
- the psaK gene encoding photosystem I reaction center subunit PsaK — MLPVLAAIPQTVAWSPKVALVMILSNIVAIAIGKATIKIQNAGPALPSPQLFGGFGLPAVLATASFGHILGIGVILGLANIGNL; from the coding sequence ATGCTGCCGGTTTTAGCTGCAATTCCCCAAACTGTTGCTTGGAGCCCGAAAGTGGCTCTGGTGATGATTCTGAGCAACATCGTGGCGATCGCCATTGGCAAAGCCACCATCAAGATTCAGAATGCCGGTCCGGCGCTGCCCTCGCCCCAACTCTTTGGTGGTTTTGGTCTGCCTGCAGTCCTCGCGACCGCTAGCTTCGGCCACATTCTGGGCATTGGCGTCATCCTCGGCTTGGCCAACATCGGCAACCTCTAA
- the devC gene encoding ABC transporter permease DevC: MQVGLKWPWPRRIPLAWRQLARQRVRLLVALAGISFAGLLMFMQMGFRDGLFDSIVTLHEAIAADVVLISPQSTALTSMRPFPQRRLYQALSLPDVQSVSPLYIGLVNWKNPETRQPRSILTLGISPDENAFDLKGLSENLNEIRIPDVVLFDQTSRAEFGPVAQQFRAGQPVVTEVGERRIRVGGLFTMGATFGADGNIITSDLNFLQIFPQRRRDEIDVGLIRAEPGTNIPQLVQELQRSLPPDVRVLSKPEFVEFERNYWATSTAIGFIFTFGTVIGFIVGGVIVYQILYSDVSDHLAEYATLKAMGYSDRYLLWVVFQEALILAALGYIPGVILSTGLYAITRSATMIPIGMTFDRASIVFILTLVMCLGSGLIAVRRLEAADPADIF; this comes from the coding sequence ATGCAGGTCGGTCTTAAATGGCCTTGGCCACGCCGGATTCCCCTGGCGTGGCGGCAGCTCGCTCGCCAGCGTGTGCGGCTACTGGTTGCTTTAGCAGGCATCAGCTTCGCCGGTTTGCTGATGTTCATGCAGATGGGGTTTCGCGACGGGCTGTTCGACAGCATTGTCACGCTGCATGAGGCGATCGCGGCGGATGTCGTGTTGATCAGCCCGCAATCAACCGCACTGACTTCGATGCGGCCCTTCCCGCAGCGCCGCCTTTACCAAGCCTTGAGCTTGCCCGATGTCCAGTCGGTCAGTCCGCTCTACATCGGCCTCGTCAACTGGAAGAACCCTGAGACGCGGCAGCCGCGATCGATCCTGACCTTGGGCATTAGCCCCGACGAGAACGCTTTTGATCTCAAAGGACTATCTGAAAATCTCAATGAGATCCGCATCCCGGATGTGGTGCTGTTTGACCAGACCTCACGAGCGGAATTTGGACCGGTAGCCCAGCAGTTTCGAGCTGGTCAGCCCGTCGTGACCGAGGTGGGTGAACGGCGGATTCGGGTTGGCGGGCTCTTCACGATGGGAGCCACCTTCGGGGCCGATGGCAACATCATCACCAGCGATCTCAACTTCCTGCAGATCTTTCCGCAGCGGCGGCGCGATGAAATTGACGTGGGCTTAATTCGAGCTGAGCCCGGTACCAACATTCCCCAGCTTGTTCAAGAACTACAGCGATCGCTGCCACCGGATGTGCGGGTGCTGAGTAAGCCGGAATTTGTCGAATTTGAGCGCAACTACTGGGCGACGAGCACCGCGATCGGCTTTATCTTCACCTTCGGAACAGTGATTGGCTTCATCGTCGGTGGCGTGATCGTCTATCAGATTCTCTACAGCGACGTTTCGGATCACTTGGCGGAGTATGCCACGCTTAAGGCGATGGGTTACAGCGATCGCTATCTGCTGTGGGTTGTTTTCCAAGAAGCCCTAATCTTGGCAGCCCTCGGCTACATTCCTGGGGTCATTCTGTCGACAGGGCTTTACGCAATCACGCGCAGCGCCACGATGATCCCGATCGGCATGACCTTCGATCGCGCTTCGATTGTTTTTATCCTGACCTTGGTGATGTGCTTAGGTTCAGGCTTGATTGCAGTCCGCCGTTTAGAAGCCGCCGATCCTGCCGACATTTTCTAG
- a CDS encoding HlyD family efflux transporter periplasmic adaptor subunit: MVETRSPATLKPVIPGNRQRWLIYGGIGILVIGSVVFLRSRSAAPPEPAPVVQTQTDRYVGALGRLEPEGRVAKLTAPQSGFSQARIAELRVEEGDRVEAGQILAVLDNQPELAAAAAAANSAVAVAQADLNRILAGAKSTERQTQQQQINRIQAELAIAQREYDRNQALFQSGAIAATALDSKRLEVERLRGELAVARSTLDSLAEAQPEQVQLAQARLAQAQAQAQEAAAKLANTVIRAPFAGQVLRVNSRPGESGSDDGVIELARTDRMQVIAEVYETDVGRIQVGQPVTITSEHGGFSGSLKGRVALIGGKIDKKGVFSTDPASDIDSRVVEVRIDLDPSDRQRVSQLTNLQVLVRIDAGRS; encoded by the coding sequence ATGGTTGAAACGCGCAGTCCGGCAACTTTGAAGCCGGTCATCCCAGGCAACCGCCAACGCTGGCTGATCTACGGTGGGATAGGGATTCTCGTGATCGGCAGCGTGGTCTTTTTGCGCAGTCGCAGTGCTGCACCGCCAGAACCTGCTCCAGTCGTTCAGACGCAAACCGATCGCTATGTAGGTGCTTTGGGCCGTTTAGAGCCCGAGGGCCGAGTGGCAAAACTGACAGCTCCTCAGTCGGGCTTTAGTCAGGCTCGAATTGCTGAACTACGAGTCGAAGAGGGCGATCGCGTCGAGGCGGGTCAAATTTTGGCAGTTCTCGATAACCAACCAGAACTGGCAGCAGCCGCTGCTGCGGCTAACAGTGCTGTGGCAGTTGCTCAAGCGGATCTCAACCGGATTTTGGCCGGTGCCAAGTCCACCGAACGCCAAACTCAGCAACAGCAAATCAATCGGATTCAGGCGGAACTGGCGATCGCGCAGCGGGAATATGACCGCAACCAGGCCCTCTTCCAGAGTGGGGCGATCGCGGCCACTGCTCTCGATAGCAAGCGCCTTGAGGTCGAACGCTTGCGCGGTGAACTCGCCGTAGCTCGCAGCACCCTCGATAGTCTGGCTGAAGCGCAGCCCGAGCAAGTGCAACTGGCTCAGGCTCGACTTGCTCAAGCCCAAGCCCAGGCCCAAGAAGCGGCAGCCAAACTGGCCAATACAGTCATTCGTGCACCGTTTGCAGGTCAAGTGCTGCGGGTCAATAGCCGTCCTGGCGAAAGTGGCAGCGATGATGGGGTCATTGAACTGGCCCGCACCGATCGCATGCAAGTGATTGCTGAGGTGTACGAGACGGATGTGGGGCGGATCCAAGTTGGGCAGCCCGTCACGATTACGAGTGAGCATGGCGGTTTCAGTGGCAGCCTCAAGGGTCGGGTTGCCTTGATCGGCGGCAAGATCGACAAGAAAGGCGTGTTTAGCACCGACCCAGCCTCCGATATTGACTCGCGGGTGGTGGAGGTGCGGATTGATCTCGACCCGAGCGATCGCCAACGCGTCTCGCAACTAACCAACCTTCAAGTACTGGTGCGAATCGATGCAGGTCGGTCTTAA
- a CDS encoding phycocyanobilin:ferredoxin oxidoreductase: MSSSTQVGLKDQLHPLIRDLATGIEATWQQWLDLEPYEAMPADLGYIEGKLEGERLQIENRCYQSREFRKLHLELARVGNNLDILHCVLFPRTTFDLPMFGADLVGGRGQISAAIVDLSPTTITQELADDYVTGLTALPNPTFQGVRELPTWGDIFSSFCLFIRPGTVEEEAAFRDRALGFLQVHCQQAAAAPALTDPEAIATVLERQRYYCEQQRRNDKTRRVLEKAFGEDWAERYMTTMLFDLPTV, translated from the coding sequence ATGTCCTCCAGCACGCAAGTCGGCCTTAAAGATCAACTGCATCCTCTGATTCGGGATCTGGCCACGGGCATCGAAGCAACTTGGCAACAGTGGCTGGACTTAGAACCCTACGAGGCGATGCCTGCTGACCTGGGCTACATCGAAGGCAAGCTGGAGGGAGAACGACTCCAGATTGAAAATCGCTGTTACCAAAGTCGAGAATTTCGCAAGCTGCACCTAGAACTCGCACGGGTTGGCAATAACCTCGATATCCTCCACTGCGTTCTGTTTCCTCGCACAACCTTTGATCTACCGATGTTTGGTGCAGATCTCGTCGGCGGGCGGGGTCAAATCAGTGCCGCGATCGTCGATCTCTCACCGACCACGATCACCCAAGAACTTGCCGATGATTACGTCACAGGTTTGACGGCACTACCGAACCCAACCTTCCAAGGCGTGCGCGAGTTGCCCACTTGGGGAGACATCTTTTCGTCCTTCTGCCTATTTATCCGACCGGGAACTGTCGAGGAAGAAGCCGCCTTCCGCGATCGCGCCTTGGGTTTCTTGCAGGTTCATTGTCAGCAGGCAGCAGCAGCTCCAGCCTTGACCGATCCAGAGGCGATCGCCACGGTGCTTGAGCGGCAACGCTACTACTGCGAACAGCAGCGTCGCAATGACAAAACCCGTCGTGTCCTTGAAAAAGCCTTTGGCGAAGACTGGGCCGAGCGCTACATGACCACCATGCTCTTTGATTTACCAACCGTTTGA
- a CDS encoding M16 family metallopeptidase — translation MPALLTSQCHRSQLANGIVLLVYENPAANIVAGRLFLRQGSSSEPPEQAGLLALLSALLTKGSRDRSAHDIADFVESSGASLGTDVANDYFLVSLKSVTADFPALLTLAAELLRYPSLPEAEFALEQRLALEALRSQREQPFNLAYDQLRQSLYGQHPYALDSLGTEATLSALSRDRLQEAHQHYFRPDQLVISVAGQITPDEALAWVEAVFGDWQNPLDPAPVALLPERSQPIDRVSQGRQMQQLILMLGYATVDVQSPDYTALKLLAAYLGNGMSSRLFVELREKQSLAYEVSAVFPTRLGPAPFIAYLGTALENGPRALASLRSELDRLSEESLNPEEVAVTQRKVLGQYALSKQSNAQIAQLYGWYETLGLGIEFDQQFPEAIAAVQSTDLQRVAQTWLQQGCLSLVGPEAAIADLS, via the coding sequence TTGCCTGCTCTACTGACCTCCCAGTGCCATCGCAGTCAGTTAGCCAATGGCATCGTGCTGTTGGTCTACGAAAATCCTGCAGCCAATATTGTGGCGGGGCGGCTATTTCTCCGGCAAGGCAGTAGCAGCGAGCCACCAGAACAAGCGGGTTTGCTGGCATTACTCTCAGCACTGCTGACGAAGGGCAGCCGCGATCGCAGTGCCCATGACATTGCCGATTTTGTTGAATCCAGCGGTGCGAGCCTCGGCACGGATGTCGCCAACGACTACTTCTTGGTTAGTCTCAAGAGTGTGACTGCCGATTTTCCTGCATTGCTGACCCTAGCGGCAGAACTGCTGCGTTATCCCAGCCTGCCGGAAGCAGAATTCGCCCTAGAACAACGCCTCGCTCTCGAAGCTCTCCGTAGTCAGCGGGAGCAACCTTTTAATCTGGCCTACGACCAACTGCGGCAGAGTCTCTACGGTCAGCATCCCTACGCCCTCGATAGCTTGGGCACCGAAGCTACCCTCAGTGCTCTCAGTCGCGATCGCCTGCAAGAGGCGCATCAGCACTATTTCCGCCCCGATCAACTAGTGATCAGTGTGGCGGGTCAGATCACACCGGACGAAGCTTTGGCTTGGGTGGAAGCGGTGTTTGGCGATTGGCAAAACCCTCTAGATCCGGCTCCAGTTGCCTTACTGCCCGAGCGGAGTCAACCGATCGATCGTGTCAGCCAAGGTCGGCAGATGCAGCAGCTCATTCTAATGCTGGGCTATGCCACCGTTGATGTGCAATCGCCCGACTACACAGCGCTCAAGTTACTCGCTGCTTATCTGGGTAATGGCATGTCCAGTCGCCTGTTTGTGGAGTTGCGCGAAAAGCAAAGCCTTGCCTACGAGGTTTCTGCTGTATTTCCGACACGTCTCGGGCCAGCACCGTTTATTGCCTATCTGGGGACCGCCCTCGAAAATGGACCGCGCGCCTTGGCATCCCTTCGATCTGAACTCGATCGCCTCTCTGAGGAATCCCTCAACCCCGAAGAAGTGGCCGTAACGCAACGCAAAGTCTTGGGACAGTATGCCCTGAGTAAGCAGAGCAATGCCCAGATTGCTCAGCTCTACGGTTGGTACGAAACCCTCGGCTTGGGCATTGAATTTGATCAGCAGTTCCCTGAAGCGATCGCCGCAGTGCAATCAACTGACTTGCAGCGCGTTGCACAAACGTGGCTTCAGCAAGGCTGCCTTTCCTTGGTCGGCCCCGAAGCAGCGATCGCCGATTTGAGCTAG
- a CDS encoding sensor histidine kinase, giving the protein MPSSPLIETTIPGLSQLIPAELQTITGAAAEPTWWAMLQALRSQLTEAETGLVLTAPLPFLSDLHRLDHWLWVPEGLQGSLGLPQSNPSEAVDLTLPRVLPLALGDPLLQEPFCLVLSDRLSFLVILVPHETTPLCCFSQTPEVLAEAVRLLAQHTARQFPALQAELVLALHRFRPLANAAETWAPFWATVLQQWPTVLASDRPPPEERSDHPDRATLGADLELLQAIAHEVKTPLATIRTLTRSLLRRADLPAQARKRLEAIDLECSEQIDRFGLFFRAVELENRDSHSLLLARTSLTDVFAETVPRWRKQAERRSLALDLQLPERMPAVVSDPTMLDQALTSLVERFTRNLPAGSRIEIVVSLAGAQLKLRLTATELVTDPSDQPRTAPRSLGQLLTVQPETGSLSLKLEVSKNLFQALGGKLTVRRRSPQASEVITVFLPVEPSDDATATDSPR; this is encoded by the coding sequence GTGCCATCCTCGCCACTGATTGAAACGACAATTCCGGGGCTAAGTCAGCTGATTCCGGCGGAATTGCAAACGATTACTGGAGCTGCCGCTGAGCCAACCTGGTGGGCGATGCTGCAGGCTCTGCGATCGCAGTTAACTGAGGCGGAAACTGGGCTCGTCCTGACAGCGCCGCTCCCTTTTCTCAGCGATCTACATCGTCTCGATCATTGGCTTTGGGTCCCCGAGGGCTTGCAGGGTAGCCTCGGACTGCCCCAAAGCAATCCCAGTGAAGCCGTCGACCTAACGCTTCCGCGCGTGTTGCCCTTGGCACTAGGCGATCCACTGTTGCAAGAACCCTTTTGCCTCGTGCTGAGCGATCGCCTCAGTTTCTTGGTGATCCTTGTCCCGCACGAGACGACGCCGCTTTGTTGCTTTAGTCAAACACCCGAAGTGCTGGCAGAAGCGGTGCGCTTATTGGCGCAGCACACAGCTCGTCAATTTCCTGCCCTACAAGCAGAACTGGTACTGGCGCTGCATCGCTTTCGTCCGCTGGCCAATGCTGCTGAGACTTGGGCACCCTTCTGGGCCACTGTTCTCCAGCAATGGCCCACTGTCTTGGCTAGCGATCGCCCCCCACCAGAGGAGAGGAGCGATCACCCTGATCGCGCAACCCTGGGCGCAGATTTAGAACTGCTACAGGCTATTGCTCATGAGGTGAAGACTCCCCTTGCAACGATCCGCACCCTGACGCGATCGCTCCTGCGCCGTGCTGATTTGCCTGCCCAAGCCCGCAAACGGCTGGAGGCAATCGATTTGGAGTGTTCTGAGCAAATCGATCGCTTTGGTCTGTTTTTCCGTGCAGTCGAGCTCGAAAACCGCGACTCTCATTCACTGTTGTTGGCTCGCACCTCGCTGACGGATGTGTTTGCAGAAACCGTACCGCGCTGGCGCAAGCAAGCCGAACGCCGCAGTCTTGCCCTTGATCTGCAACTGCCGGAGCGGATGCCAGCAGTTGTCAGCGACCCCACCATGCTCGATCAGGCTCTAACCAGTTTGGTGGAGCGTTTCACCCGTAATTTGCCCGCCGGTAGCCGGATTGAAATTGTGGTCAGTTTGGCGGGAGCCCAGCTTAAGCTCCGGTTGACAGCCACTGAATTGGTGACCGACCCCAGTGACCAACCTCGGACTGCCCCGCGATCGCTAGGACAACTGTTGACTGTGCAACCCGAAACAGGCAGCCTTAGCCTCAAGCTGGAAGTCAGCAAAAACCTGTTCCAAGCGCTTGGGGGAAAACTGACGGTGCGACGGCGATCGCCCCAGGCCAGTGAGGTGATCACGGTTTTTCTTCCCGTGGAGCCCTCGGATGATGCGACTGCGACTGATTCGCCACGCTGA
- a CDS encoding histidine phosphatase family protein, whose amino-acid sequence MMRLRLIRHAEAIGNAEARMVGRQDAPLTVAGLTQAEQLGVQWRQQSWHPQAIWSSPLQRAQQTAIALSQAQLQAMPLVLQPALTEIDLGCLTGLTWPEAEQRYPDLCQLLLRDRHWQPIPEAETLSDCRMRAEQICTQLLQANIDLWIVSHGGFLQHLFATLLGCDRSWGLDWPLLGAIDLSLSTEDWRDRGCDRWNTALWRWQIVHWPSRPTD is encoded by the coding sequence ATGATGCGACTGCGACTGATTCGCCACGCTGAAGCGATCGGCAATGCCGAAGCACGGATGGTTGGGCGGCAAGATGCCCCTTTGACGGTCGCTGGCTTGACTCAAGCAGAGCAATTGGGCGTGCAGTGGAGACAACAGTCTTGGCACCCCCAGGCAATTTGGAGTAGTCCACTGCAGCGGGCACAGCAAACAGCAATCGCCCTCAGCCAAGCCCAATTGCAAGCAATGCCACTCGTGCTGCAGCCCGCACTGACCGAAATCGATTTAGGCTGCTTGACAGGCTTAACTTGGCCAGAAGCCGAGCAGCGCTATCCCGATCTCTGCCAGCTACTACTCCGCGATCGCCACTGGCAACCGATTCCTGAAGCTGAGACACTGTCCGACTGTCGAATGCGAGCGGAGCAAATCTGCACCCAGCTACTTCAAGCCAACATTGACCTTTGGATCGTCAGCCATGGTGGCTTTCTCCAGCATCTCTTCGCCACCCTCTTAGGCTGCGACCGCAGTTGGGGACTGGACTGGCCACTCCTCGGTGCCATCGATCTCAGCCTCTCGACCGAAGATTGGCGCGATCGCGGCTGCGATCGCTGGAACACTGCGCTCTGGCGTTGGCAGATCGTACATTGGCCCAGCCGCCCGACGGACTGA